One genomic window of Halobellus limi includes the following:
- a CDS encoding CPBP family intramembrane glutamic endopeptidase: MASDARSLPIDDPRTHLRAIGGALVVVLLVVLVASIAVSLGYPLLDAAGIGRESALGLALQSAFQFVGFGVAGVGYLVVTDQTDLVPTRYPTRRDLKWLVGGFAGLLALYVGATAVLGALGIQGADSAIVDQGSGQPVYFLYLIPVTILLVGPTEELIFRGIVQGQFRRAYGTPIAVAAASAVFAAVHLSSYSGDGLLATLGTVLVLGGVLGVVYEKSENLVVPAVVHGLFNTVQFAAVYATTTGLVG, translated from the coding sequence ATGGCCTCGGACGCCCGCTCGCTCCCGATCGACGACCCGCGGACGCACCTCCGCGCGATCGGCGGCGCGCTCGTCGTCGTGCTCCTCGTCGTGCTGGTGGCATCGATCGCCGTCTCGCTCGGCTATCCGCTCCTCGACGCCGCGGGAATCGGCCGCGAGAGCGCGCTCGGGCTGGCGCTGCAGAGCGCGTTCCAGTTCGTCGGCTTCGGCGTCGCGGGCGTCGGCTACCTCGTCGTGACCGACCAGACGGATCTGGTTCCGACGCGTTACCCGACCCGCCGCGATCTGAAGTGGCTCGTCGGCGGCTTCGCCGGGCTGCTCGCACTGTACGTCGGCGCTACCGCGGTGCTCGGTGCCCTGGGCATCCAGGGCGCAGACAGCGCCATCGTCGACCAGGGGAGCGGCCAGCCGGTCTACTTCCTGTATCTGATCCCGGTGACGATCCTGCTCGTCGGGCCCACCGAGGAGCTGATCTTCCGGGGGATCGTCCAGGGGCAGTTCCGGCGAGCCTACGGGACGCCCATCGCCGTCGCAGCCGCGAGCGCCGTCTTCGCCGCGGTGCATCTCTCCTCCTACAGCGGCGACGGCCTGCTCGCGACGCTCGGGACCGTCCTCGTTCTGGGCGGCGTCCTCGGGGTCGTCTACGAGAAGAGCGAGAACCTCGTGGTCCCGGCTGTCGTCCACGGGCTGTTCAACACCGTCCAGTTCGCGGCCGTCTACGCGACGACGACGGGGCTGGTCGGATAG
- a CDS encoding DUF6276 family protein: MTTHCEVCDRPLVRVAVPSDLREHAPEGAATVGTCPRCLRTYPTADDEGSEPDGEAKLPAAIPDGDGGVALLLALALLDSLATNRAAIQSLVEHAEASGADVFLTLDRLAADESVDPHVDLERRRRQLVSLLD; the protein is encoded by the coding sequence ATGACGACTCACTGTGAGGTCTGTGACCGCCCGCTCGTTCGGGTGGCGGTCCCGTCAGATCTCCGCGAGCACGCCCCCGAAGGGGCCGCGACGGTCGGGACCTGTCCGCGCTGTCTCCGCACGTATCCGACCGCGGACGACGAGGGTTCGGAACCGGACGGGGAGGCGAAGCTTCCGGCGGCGATTCCGGACGGCGACGGTGGCGTCGCGCTGCTGCTCGCGCTCGCGCTCCTCGACTCGCTGGCGACGAACCGCGCGGCGATCCAATCGCTCGTCGAGCACGCGGAGGCGTCGGGGGCGGACGTCTTCCTGACGCTGGATCGACTCGCCGCCGACGAGTCCGTCGACCCCCACGTCGACCTGGAGCGTCGCCGCCGACAACTCGTGTCGCTGCTCGATTAG
- a CDS encoding class I fructose-bisphosphate aldolase, whose protein sequence is MKDIEESPITRNGNSLILAYDHGTEHGPVDFEPMPASADPTHVFDVGRHDAVTAIALQKGLAEYYRLWETENDVEGGAPLLVKLNGNSNLAAREDYYSPKQCSVRYAVEELDAAAIGYTMYAGSVHEDEMWTDFREVQEAARDYGVPVVLWSYPRGRGIQENEEYTGQTDPDVVAYGARLGLELGADVVKCKYPGSQEGWQALEDVVGELKTVMSGGSKRSDEAFLDDVSSTLEVGGNGLAVGRNIFQRENPEPLLDKLETVIFEDESA, encoded by the coding sequence ATGAAGGACATCGAGGAGAGTCCGATCACTCGGAACGGGAATTCGTTGATCCTCGCGTACGATCACGGTACCGAACACGGGCCGGTGGATTTCGAGCCGATGCCCGCGAGCGCGGATCCCACGCACGTGTTCGACGTTGGGCGGCACGACGCGGTGACGGCGATCGCGCTACAGAAAGGCCTCGCCGAGTACTACCGGCTGTGGGAGACGGAGAACGACGTCGAGGGCGGGGCACCGCTACTCGTCAAGTTGAACGGCAACTCGAATCTCGCCGCACGCGAGGACTACTACTCGCCGAAGCAGTGTTCCGTGCGGTACGCCGTCGAAGAACTCGACGCTGCCGCGATCGGGTACACGATGTACGCGGGGTCGGTCCACGAAGACGAGATGTGGACGGATTTCCGTGAGGTGCAAGAGGCAGCGCGGGACTACGGCGTCCCGGTGGTGTTGTGGAGTTACCCGCGTGGACGGGGGATCCAGGAGAACGAGGAGTACACTGGGCAGACGGACCCGGACGTCGTCGCGTACGGCGCTCGCCTGGGTCTCGAACTCGGCGCCGACGTGGTCAAGTGCAAGTACCCGGGGAGCCAGGAGGGGTGGCAGGCGCTCGAAGACGTCGTGGGCGAGTTGAAGACGGTGATGAGCGGCGGATCGAAACGCAGCGACGAGGCGTTCCTCGACGACGTGTCCTCGACGCTCGAAGTCGGCGGGAACGGACTTGCGGTCGGGCGAAACATCTTCCAGCGTGAAAACCCCGAACCACTGCTGGACAAACTCGAAACCGTGATATTCGAGGACGAATCCGCTTAA
- the prf1 gene encoding peptide chain release factor aRF-1, with the protein MSTDAEEMSDDRRKYEFRKVIEELKEYEGSGTQLVTIYIPPDKQISDVVAHVTQEHSEASNIKSKQTRTNVQDALTSIKDRLRYYDTYPPDNGIVIFSGAVDAGGGQTDMVTRTLESPPEPVQSFRYHCDSNFLTQPLEDMLTDKGLFGLIVLDRREANVGWLKGKRVEPVKSASSLVPGKQRKGGQSAQRFARLRLEAIDNFYQEIAGMADDLFVPKRHEMDGILVGGPSPTKDEFLDGDYLHHELQDLVVGKFDVSYTDESGLHDLVDAAQDVLADQEVMKDKAEMEEFFENLHTGEEATYGFGPTRKNLMMGSVDRLLLSEDLRSDVVIYECPNGHEEYEVVDSRHSDPDHVCSECGEEAEKVDRDDVIDHLMSIAEQRGTETKFISTDFEKGEQLHDAFGGIAGILRYSTGV; encoded by the coding sequence ATGAGTACCGACGCCGAAGAGATGAGCGACGACCGCCGGAAGTACGAGTTCCGGAAGGTCATCGAGGAACTCAAAGAGTACGAGGGTTCCGGCACGCAGCTCGTCACCATCTACATCCCCCCGGACAAGCAGATCTCCGACGTCGTGGCCCACGTCACCCAGGAGCACTCGGAGGCGTCCAACATCAAGTCCAAGCAGACCCGGACGAACGTCCAGGACGCGCTGACGTCGATCAAGGACCGGCTCCGCTACTACGACACCTACCCCCCGGACAACGGCATCGTCATCTTCTCGGGCGCGGTCGACGCCGGCGGCGGCCAGACCGATATGGTCACGCGGACCTTAGAGAGCCCGCCGGAGCCGGTCCAGTCGTTCCGCTACCACTGCGATTCGAACTTCCTCACCCAGCCGCTGGAGGACATGCTGACCGACAAGGGCCTCTTCGGCCTGATCGTCCTCGACCGCCGGGAGGCGAACGTCGGCTGGCTGAAGGGCAAGCGCGTCGAGCCGGTGAAGTCTGCCTCGTCGCTCGTCCCCGGCAAGCAGCGAAAGGGTGGCCAGTCGGCCCAGCGGTTCGCCCGCCTACGGTTGGAGGCGATCGACAACTTCTATCAGGAGATCGCCGGGATGGCCGACGACCTCTTCGTCCCGAAGCGCCACGAGATGGACGGCATCCTCGTCGGCGGCCCCTCGCCGACGAAAGACGAGTTCCTCGACGGCGACTACCTCCACCACGAGCTACAGGACCTCGTCGTCGGGAAGTTCGACGTCTCCTACACCGACGAGTCCGGCCTCCACGACCTCGTCGACGCCGCCCAGGACGTCCTCGCCGACCAGGAGGTGATGAAGGACAAAGCCGAGATGGAGGAGTTCTTCGAGAACCTCCACACCGGCGAGGAGGCGACCTACGGGTTCGGTCCGACTCGCAAGAACCTGATGATGGGTTCGGTCGACCGCCTCCTCCTCTCGGAGGACCTGCGCTCGGACGTCGTGATCTACGAGTGTCCGAACGGTCACGAGGAGTACGAAGTGGTCGACAGCCGTCACAGCGACCCCGACCACGTCTGTAGCGAGTGCGGCGAGGAGGCAGAGAAGGTCGACCGCGACGACGTGATCGACCACCTGATGTCGATCGCCGAACAGCGCGGCACCGAGACGAAGTTCATCTCGACCGACTTCGAGAAGGGCGAGCAGCTCCACGACGCCTTCGGCGGCATCGCCGGCATCCTGCGGTACTCGACCGGCGTCTAA